One window of the Tetragenococcus koreensis genome contains the following:
- a CDS encoding DASS family sodium-coupled anion symporter codes for MAESKFNRQFFINLSIPILIGIIIWFFPWRPAEVPVEGWHMLAIFIATILAIILKPLPMGAVAIIGLTITIVMGPLSTETALDAFSGTSVWLIVLAFFLSKGIIKTGLGTRIAYILIEIFGKKTLGLVYAISGVNIVVGPAIPSSTARTGGVMLPIVQGLADTYDSRPHDGTRKKIGAFLITCLYHVDTIVATMFLTAGATKPLAQELAAGFGIEITWMNWFLGALAPGLISLILIPLILFKIYPPEIKETPGAPEWAEGKRKEMGPMTFDEKNMTWIFVLAIVLWVSGQFIDLSAVTVALIAVSLLLLLKILEWNDITQEKGAWNTLIWFAILVMMAGQLNELGFIPWFSDAIATAVTGWSWIAIFITLCLAFFYTHYFFASLTAHVTAMYPAFLGVALASGAPPLYAALMLAYITNICGSTTHYASGPAAVLFGEGYVTQNEWWRICFIMGIIYLFIWLVVGSGWLSLIGFM; via the coding sequence ATGGCAGAATCAAAATTTAACAGACAGTTTTTTATTAACTTATCCATTCCTATATTGATTGGAATCATTATCTGGTTCTTCCCGTGGAGACCTGCAGAGGTGCCAGTTGAAGGATGGCATATGTTAGCAATATTTATTGCAACTATTTTAGCTATTATTTTAAAACCATTGCCGATGGGCGCTGTCGCAATAATCGGCTTAACGATTACGATAGTTATGGGGCCGCTAAGCACAGAGACTGCCTTGGATGCTTTTTCGGGGACTAGCGTTTGGTTAATTGTTTTAGCGTTCTTTTTGTCCAAGGGTATTATCAAAACAGGATTAGGCACTCGAATTGCCTATATATTAATAGAAATATTTGGCAAGAAAACGCTAGGGCTTGTGTATGCTATATCAGGGGTAAATATTGTGGTTGGACCGGCTATTCCTAGTAGTACTGCACGAACTGGAGGCGTTATGTTGCCGATCGTTCAAGGTTTGGCAGATACATATGATTCAAGACCACATGATGGAACTCGCAAGAAAATTGGCGCGTTTTTAATCACTTGTCTTTATCATGTCGATACAATTGTGGCTACGATGTTTCTAACAGCGGGTGCGACTAAGCCCTTAGCACAAGAGTTAGCTGCTGGTTTTGGCATTGAGATCACTTGGATGAATTGGTTTTTAGGAGCCTTAGCTCCGGGACTGATTTCGTTAATACTTATCCCATTGATTTTATTTAAAATTTACCCGCCAGAAATAAAAGAAACGCCGGGCGCTCCCGAATGGGCTGAAGGAAAACGAAAAGAAATGGGGCCGATGACCTTTGACGAGAAAAATATGACATGGATTTTTGTATTGGCTATTGTCTTGTGGGTATCAGGACAGTTTATTGACTTAAGTGCAGTAACTGTAGCGCTGATAGCTGTTTCTTTACTTCTATTATTGAAAATCTTGGAATGGAACGATATTACTCAAGAAAAAGGCGCTTGGAATACTTTAATTTGGTTTGCGATTTTAGTTATGATGGCAGGGCAATTAAACGAGCTAGGATTTATCCCTTGGTTCAGTGATGCAATTGCCACAGCAGTGACTGGCTGGAGCTGGATAGCGATATTTATCACACTCTGTCTAGCCTTCTTTTATACGCATTATTTCTTTGCCAGCTTAACGGCTCATGTGACAGCGATGTATCCAGCATTTTTAGGAGTCGCTTTAGCTTCTGGTGCGCCGCCACTATATGCTGCCTTGATGCTCGCCTACATTACCAATATTTGTGGATCAACCACACATTATGCTAGTGGCCCTGCAGCTGTGCTTTTTGGGGAAGGTTATGTTACGCAGAATGAATGGTGGAGAATATGTTTTATTATGGGAATCATCTACCTATTTATTTGGTTGGTTGTTGGTTCAGGCTGGCTTAGTTTGATTGGCTTTATGTAA
- a CDS encoding uracil-DNA glycosylase, which translates to MEYPSELKKEIMEQTQKFQLEGFLPGRGAENAEIMLVAEAPGKTEIKTQIPFSGQAGKGLDEALERINLHRKDIYMTSVVRSRPYSVKKRENKKTGEIKKSYPNRTPNKTEIRLFAPLLDFEIKTVQPKIIVAMGNSALKRLLGNHYTISNYHGKTLQQPIYELSKNHKSYEETEESYFIYPIYHPAAILYNRKLEKTINDDWDHLSTLIQKKVD; encoded by the coding sequence ATGGAATATCCGAGCGAACTTAAAAAAGAAATTATGGAACAAACCCAAAAATTTCAATTAGAAGGATTTTTACCAGGTAGAGGGGCAGAAAATGCAGAAATTATGCTTGTGGCTGAAGCTCCTGGCAAAACAGAAATTAAAACACAAATTCCCTTTAGTGGGCAAGCGGGTAAAGGCTTAGATGAGGCTCTTGAGAGAATTAATCTTCACAGAAAAGATATTTATATGACAAGTGTCGTTAGAAGTCGACCTTATAGTGTGAAGAAGAGAGAAAATAAAAAGACGGGTGAGATAAAGAAAAGTTATCCGAATCGTACACCAAATAAGACGGAAATACGTCTTTTTGCTCCACTACTAGACTTTGAAATAAAAACTGTGCAACCTAAAATTATCGTAGCAATGGGAAATAGTGCGTTAAAACGATTATTGGGAAATCATTACACCATTTCTAATTATCATGGTAAAACTCTTCAACAACCGATTTATGAGCTGTCAAAAAACCATAAGTCCTACGAAGAAACTGAAGAAAGTTATTTCATTTATCCAATCTATCATCCTGCTGCCATTCTCTATAATCGTAAGCTGGAAAAGACAATTAACGATGATTGGGATCATTTATCTACACTTATCCAAAAAAAAGTTGATTAA
- a CDS encoding ABC transporter permease has translation MFNVFLLQWKRLMKRPFLILMFTGLTFLFVFFMGGIQMTTSVEVPVYSNNLTNDEFSEWVDRLNKEEAMVFEETDYETAEEDIRMNNIPFALEIDEENYRFLVGHESENLQAVDQHVHQVFSEYNRLEEVREEFPRNDIEVEEFIEVEESAGDGLDRAYTEFQLTVLIGMVFYFSIFTILFLQINLLGEKRTGTWDRLIMSPLKKTQIYLGNLFHYFLVGLLQIILSFFILTNMLGIDVGTNYLPMIAIVLSFTFTIVSLGIFLISVVPSPQSLQVVIPLIATSMAMLGGAFWSIDLVENRFILFLGELMPLKHAIQSMIDVIINGYTLTDILQPVGILLLMGTLFMGIGINLMERSTQA, from the coding sequence ATGTTTAATGTATTTTTGCTCCAATGGAAAAGGCTAATGAAACGGCCATTTTTAATCCTGATGTTTACAGGACTAACATTTTTATTTGTTTTCTTCATGGGCGGTATTCAAATGACTACTTCTGTGGAGGTGCCCGTGTATAGTAATAATTTAACGAATGATGAATTCTCTGAATGGGTCGATCGTTTGAATAAAGAGGAAGCGATGGTTTTTGAAGAAACGGATTATGAAACGGCGGAAGAAGATATTCGTATGAATAACATTCCCTTTGCTCTTGAAATAGACGAAGAAAATTATCGTTTCTTAGTAGGTCATGAAAGTGAAAATTTACAAGCCGTTGATCAACATGTTCATCAAGTATTTAGTGAATATAATCGTTTAGAAGAAGTAAGAGAAGAATTTCCACGTAATGACATTGAAGTAGAAGAATTCATAGAAGTTGAAGAATCGGCAGGTGACGGATTAGATAGAGCATATACAGAGTTTCAATTAACTGTGCTTATTGGAATGGTATTTTACTTTTCCATTTTTACCATTTTATTTTTACAAATAAATCTTTTAGGAGAAAAACGAACGGGAACCTGGGATCGCTTGATCATGTCGCCACTTAAGAAAACACAGATCTATTTAGGAAATCTATTCCATTATTTTCTAGTGGGGCTTTTGCAAATCATCCTTTCTTTTTTCATCCTAACCAATATGTTAGGGATTGATGTGGGGACAAATTACCTGCCGATGATCGCTATTGTATTGTCATTTACCTTTACGATCGTTTCATTAGGAATCTTTTTGATAAGTGTGGTGCCGTCGCCGCAGTCATTACAGGTAGTCATCCCACTTATAGCGACTTCTATGGCCATGTTGGGTGGAGCTTTTTGGTCAATTGATTTAGTAGAAAATCGATTTATATTGTTTTTAGGTGAACTAATGCCTCTTAAACATGCAATTCAGAGCATGATCGATGTCATAATAAATGGATATACTTTGACAGATATTCTTCAACCTGTTGGCATTTTGTTATTGATGGGTACCTTATTTATGGGGATTGGTATCAATCTGATGGAACGTTCAACACAAGCATAA
- a CDS encoding ISLre2 family transposase, giving the protein MESIVTDLVEVMKKETNFLAREKAMMVFFAQLLATITQLAFQILDEEVSTQCKKEGFQVDRKSERTVTFLFGTVTYVRRRMKNQANEIRYPLDEFLGIRKSFRYSSLVLRNVSQLGSIMVYRHVSQAIDCLTSWRMSHQNVQQLVVKTGELIQTRSTHESRYDGIISKKKVPYLYLEGDGVKIGGQKKQSLEIHRFQVCEGSQKVGNRTEMIAPHFVSHLNRQQAQKEIMNYIQAHYDLTNTVVVSNSDGGSGYEKAVFDELSLGCLRHEHFRDRYHVHRKIKERLSFVPQLQNRMIQAIQHYHWPEVQLVLDTSESLIEEKEAETLEQLRLLHHYLQRNWPYLKPRKARGIMDSKACIGTIESTHRKMTYRMKRQGRLWTKTGAQAMIRVIDSLRNQEFDGWLNQYEALPNDVVAQEKRWKAMKRWVQKKPNFQTHEGALKGQIGEGKAKSAPLGQFAKGLEQLITTPNYI; this is encoded by the coding sequence ATGGAATCTATTGTAACAGATTTAGTTGAAGTAATGAAGAAGGAAACGAATTTTTTAGCAAGGGAAAAAGCCATGATGGTCTTTTTTGCCCAACTCCTAGCGACGATAACACAACTTGCTTTTCAAATTCTCGATGAAGAAGTTTCGACCCAATGCAAGAAGGAAGGCTTTCAAGTGGATCGTAAAAGTGAACGAACGGTGACTTTTTTATTTGGCACCGTGACCTATGTTCGCCGCCGAATGAAAAATCAAGCCAATGAAATTCGTTATCCTTTGGATGAATTTCTAGGGATTCGAAAGAGCTTCCGTTATAGTTCTCTTGTGCTACGCAACGTTTCTCAATTGGGGTCCATCATGGTCTATCGTCACGTTTCCCAAGCGATTGATTGTTTGACTTCTTGGCGTATGAGCCACCAAAATGTGCAACAACTGGTGGTCAAAACCGGGGAACTGATTCAGACGCGAAGTACTCATGAAAGTCGCTACGACGGGATCATTTCTAAGAAAAAAGTGCCCTATTTATATTTAGAAGGCGACGGAGTGAAGATTGGCGGTCAGAAGAAGCAGTCGCTAGAAATCCATCGTTTTCAAGTATGTGAAGGGAGCCAGAAAGTCGGGAATCGCACGGAAATGATCGCCCCGCACTTTGTCAGTCATCTTAACCGACAACAAGCGCAAAAAGAAATAATGAACTATATTCAAGCGCATTATGATCTAACAAATACCGTTGTCGTTTCCAATAGTGATGGGGGTTCAGGCTATGAAAAAGCCGTGTTTGATGAACTTTCCTTAGGCTGTTTACGTCATGAACACTTTCGTGATCGGTATCATGTCCATCGGAAAATCAAAGAACGCCTGTCTTTTGTCCCACAACTTCAAAATCGGATGATCCAGGCGATTCAACATTATCATTGGCCAGAGGTCCAGCTTGTCTTAGATACCTCGGAAAGTTTGATCGAAGAAAAGGAAGCTGAAACCTTGGAACAATTACGCTTACTCCATCATTATCTTCAAAGAAATTGGCCGTATTTAAAACCTCGGAAAGCCCGAGGGATCATGGATTCCAAAGCTTGTATTGGCACAATCGAAAGCACCCATCGGAAGATGACCTACCGGATGAAGCGCCAAGGACGGTTGTGGACAAAAACGGGCGCGCAGGCCATGATTCGTGTCATTGATAGTTTAAGAAACCAAGAATTTGATGGTTGGTTGAACCAATATGAAGCTCTTCCTAACGACGTGGTCGCCCAGGAAAAGCGTTGGAAAGCCATGAAACGTTGGGTACAGAAAAAGCCTAACTTTCAAACGCATGAAGGGGCCTTGAAGGGGCAAATCGGCGAAGGAAAAGCCAAAAGTGCGCCCTTAGGCCAATTCGCCAAAGGGTTGGAGCAATTAATAACGACACCGAATTATATCTAA
- a CDS encoding isocitrate/isopropylmalate family dehydrogenase has protein sequence MKVTMITGDGIGEEIAQSAMDVIDASGAGIAWDIVRAGEAVYEETGVLIPDKVYESLEQNKVALKAPMTTPIGKGFRSVNVSLRKKYDLYANIRPVQSIGTLETLFEKLDLVLFTQVSHTKSGR, from the coding sequence ATGAAAGTAACAATGATAACTGGAGACGGAATTGGGGAAGAAATTGCACAAAGTGCTATGGATGTTATTGACGCTTCTGGTGCAGGTATTGCTTGGGATATCGTCCGTGCTGGCGAAGCGGTTTATGAAGAAACCGGCGTGCTCATCCCAGATAAAGTGTACGAAAGTTTAGAACAAAATAAAGTTGCTTTGAAAGCACCAATGACCACACCTATAGGTAAAGGATTTCGTAGCGTGAATGTGTCTTTAAGAAAAAAGTATGATTTGTATGCTAACATCCGTCCCGTCCAATCTATTGGCACCTTAGAAACATTATTTGAAAAATTAGATTTAGTCTTATTTACTCAAGTTTCGCACACCAAATCTGGGAGATAA
- a CDS encoding ABC transporter ATP-binding protein, with protein MIEVQNLKKKFKKKVAVEDMNFYLEDGESVGLLGPNGAGKSTTISMISTLLPPTQGSIKYNGKDVLKNPDELRKDLGVVPQEIALYEELSAYENMQFFGKVYGLSDKTLEDKIQEILELVGLTNRQKEAVENYSGGMKRRINMAVALMHNPKILIMDEPTVGIDPQSRNYILDMVRKLNRKEGLTILYTSHYMEEVEKLCDRVYIMDDGHVIASGTKSELKSILSNEETINIQVEEAKDEFADLLSSQQGINQVMKDDLGYNLIAAKGEQLLGEIFDYARQTEVKILGIHVQTPTLEDVFLHLTGRKLRD; from the coding sequence ATGATAGAAGTACAAAACTTGAAGAAAAAATTTAAGAAAAAAGTAGCCGTAGAAGATATGAATTTCTACTTAGAAGATGGCGAGTCAGTAGGATTACTTGGCCCTAATGGCGCCGGTAAATCGACTACTATTTCCATGATATCGACTTTGCTACCGCCTACCCAGGGATCGATTAAATACAATGGAAAAGACGTCTTGAAAAATCCAGATGAATTACGAAAAGACTTAGGCGTCGTTCCTCAAGAGATTGCTTTATATGAAGAATTATCTGCTTATGAAAATATGCAATTCTTCGGAAAAGTTTATGGATTATCCGATAAGACGTTAGAAGACAAAATTCAAGAAATTCTAGAACTGGTCGGTCTAACAAATAGACAAAAAGAAGCGGTGGAGAATTATTCAGGAGGAATGAAAAGACGGATCAATATGGCGGTTGCCTTGATGCATAATCCTAAAATCTTGATTATGGATGAGCCGACGGTAGGGATCGATCCACAATCTAGAAACTATATATTAGATATGGTACGGAAATTGAATCGTAAAGAAGGGCTCACCATTTTGTATACCAGCCATTATATGGAAGAAGTCGAAAAACTGTGTGATCGAGTATACATTATGGACGATGGACATGTGATCGCTTCGGGTACGAAAAGCGAGCTAAAAAGCATTTTATCTAATGAAGAAACGATCAATATTCAAGTGGAAGAAGCCAAAGACGAGTTCGCAGATTTATTATCTTCTCAACAAGGAATAAACCAAGTTATGAAAGATGATTTGGGATATAACTTGATTGCGGCAAAAGGAGAACAGCTACTCGGAGAAATATTTGATTATGCTAGGCAAACTGAAGTTAAAATTCTGGGCATCCATGTTCAGACGCCCACGTTAGAAGATGTATTTCTACACCTAACGGGACGTAAGCTGAGAGATTAG
- a CDS encoding LysM peptidoglycan-binding domain-containing protein — MQLKKLLLGTALTAGTVFAIGTTSANADEIYTIQTNDTLGKISKEFVGDKSLVDPIAETNDIKDKNLIYVGEELTIPTDGNSEQAPVQQEAPAPEVQEQPEQQVEEQPEVSEEPVVEEQPVQEEAEEPETVDAEEQAASEDAEELAAEAEVSNDGSTKAQFLAAGGTEEMWNTIVMPESGGRPDAVSPNGYQGLGQTKESWGTGSVEEQTKGMINYANDRYGSVEQAVSFRSANNWW; from the coding sequence ATGCAACTTAAAAAATTATTACTAGGAACAGCTTTGACAGCAGGTACTGTTTTCGCAATTGGGACAACAAGTGCAAATGCAGATGAAATTTATACAATTCAAACTAATGATACATTAGGAAAAATTTCAAAGGAATTTGTTGGAGATAAAAGCTTAGTAGATCCAATTGCCGAAACAAATGATATCAAAGATAAAAACTTGATCTATGTGGGCGAAGAATTAACTATTCCAACTGACGGAAATAGTGAACAAGCGCCTGTACAACAAGAAGCTCCAGCTCCAGAAGTTCAAGAACAACCTGAACAACAAGTTGAAGAGCAACCAGAAGTTTCTGAAGAACCAGTGGTAGAAGAACAGCCGGTTCAAGAAGAAGCAGAAGAACCAGAAACAGTAGATGCTGAAGAACAAGCTGCTTCTGAAGACGCAGAAGAATTAGCTGCTGAAGCTGAAGTTTCTAATGATGGCTCTACTAAGGCTCAATTCTTAGCAGCTGGTGGTACCGAAGAAATGTGGAATACGATTGTTATGCCAGAATCTGGCGGAAGACCTGACGCAGTGAGCCCTAACGGATATCAAGGATTAGGTCAAACAAAAGAATCTTGGGGCACAGGTAGTGTAGAAGAACAAACTAAAGGTATGATTAACTACGCAAACGATCGCTATGGTTCTGTGGAACAAGCAGTAAGCTTTAGAAGTGCAAATAACTGGTGGTAA
- a CDS encoding ABC transporter permease — translation MFNLIKKDFLSLSKSKSDLIELLLMPLILIVILGFTLGNILMGDFNVSAFNVGVINNQNFAADLKRLEDDLLEEGMPEEAVEELVANAEETDPASMLIDLLEGEEFEDLMVVHEFEDAQSAQEVMEEDELAGYITIPEEFSYGVWQSIYSDEDPSATLEVAGQGEGVMSSSILQSVVHSFIDEYNLETSIALATDGEAELEEDKRDYGETTQLSVEEPVDAFQYYTIGMGVMFALSTAPALASRAFREKEQHVFGRIMLSGTKPLTYLSSKMVSGTLITFVQLSILFTFSTLFFGIFDGKGADFWTNIIYITALYSLVIGSITSLLTSISLYANDNSTVGFFSSFVSIFAFLGGSLTPVDQFSETLQRIGNWLPNGAAMTSYLQVFQGFGFQDVLPIMGRVIGATLVCLVIAVIIFPKRRLD, via the coding sequence ATGTTTAATTTAATAAAAAAAGATTTTTTATCACTTTCCAAAAGTAAAAGTGATCTGATTGAGCTTTTGCTCATGCCTCTTATTTTGATTGTTATCTTAGGATTTACTTTGGGGAATATTCTAATGGGTGATTTTAACGTATCTGCTTTTAATGTAGGCGTCATAAACAACCAAAACTTTGCAGCGGATTTAAAACGTTTGGAAGATGATCTTCTAGAAGAGGGGATGCCAGAAGAGGCAGTTGAAGAACTTGTAGCAAATGCTGAAGAGACGGATCCAGCCAGTATGTTAATAGATCTATTGGAAGGTGAAGAATTTGAAGATCTTATGGTGGTTCATGAGTTTGAAGATGCTCAATCTGCTCAGGAAGTGATGGAAGAAGATGAACTAGCTGGCTATATCACTATTCCAGAAGAGTTCAGCTATGGGGTATGGCAATCGATTTATTCTGATGAGGATCCATCGGCTACATTAGAAGTAGCAGGCCAAGGTGAAGGTGTGATGTCTTCGAGTATTCTTCAAAGCGTCGTGCATAGTTTTATCGACGAATATAATTTAGAAACGTCCATTGCGCTTGCGACAGACGGCGAAGCTGAATTGGAAGAAGATAAAAGAGATTATGGAGAGACAACGCAACTTTCTGTAGAAGAACCAGTAGATGCTTTCCAATATTATACAATTGGGATGGGCGTAATGTTTGCTCTTTCGACTGCTCCAGCGTTAGCGAGCAGGGCGTTTAGAGAAAAAGAACAACATGTCTTTGGGCGAATCATGCTGTCGGGCACTAAACCATTAACTTATTTGAGTAGTAAAATGGTGTCTGGTACATTAATTACGTTTGTTCAGCTAAGTATCTTGTTTACTTTTTCAACCTTATTTTTTGGAATATTTGATGGCAAAGGTGCCGACTTTTGGACGAATATCATTTATATAACAGCCTTATATTCGTTAGTTATAGGAAGTATAACAAGTTTACTTACATCTATCTCTTTATATGCAAACGATAATAGTACTGTAGGATTTTTTTCTTCATTCGTTTCTATATTTGCTTTTCTTGGTGGCAGTTTAACGCCAGTAGATCAGTTTTCGGAGACTTTACAACGCATTGGGAATTGGCTGCCTAATGGGGCTGCAATGACTTCATATTTGCAAGTTTTTCAAGGGTTTGGTTTTCAAGACGTACTTCCAATAATGGGCAGAGTTATTGGTGCTACGCTCGTTTGTCTTGTCATTGCCGTTATCATTTTTCCTAAAAGGAGGCTAGATTAA
- a CDS encoding GNAT family N-acetyltransferase: MIRTMELKDAKAIQKINKESLGYDFPEKETLEKLKVIRQLSNNRIFVYEKENQVIGYIHLAEYENTYHKSLKNILTLAVRPKNQEQGVASQLLEAGQNWAKNQGSEGIRLVTGFERENAQKFYEKHGFQKRKDQTNYIKWWE; this comes from the coding sequence GTGATTCGGACAATGGAGTTAAAAGACGCTAAAGCAATTCAAAAAATTAATAAAGAAAGTTTAGGCTATGATTTTCCAGAAAAAGAAACGCTGGAAAAATTAAAAGTAATTCGTCAGCTATCCAACAATCGAATTTTTGTTTACGAAAAAGAAAACCAAGTGATCGGTTATATTCATCTTGCAGAGTATGAAAACACCTATCACAAAAGTTTGAAAAATATTTTGACTTTAGCTGTACGACCAAAGAACCAAGAGCAAGGTGTAGCATCACAATTATTAGAAGCTGGACAAAACTGGGCGAAAAATCAAGGAAGCGAGGGCATTCGTTTGGTGACAGGCTTTGAAAGAGAAAATGCACAGAAATTTTATGAAAAACATGGCTTTCAAAAACGAAAAGATCAAACGAATTATATTAAATGGTGGGAATGA